The DNA region ACGCTCTACAGGTCGGTTCGCGAACCGACCTTGCACCTGTGCCACCTGCCTCTCGCCCCCAGCCGCTGGCCTGTTTCCTCCTGCCTCCCTGCCACCTGTCTCCTGCAAGCTTCTTTTCTCCAACTTTTCAACTTTTCTTATTCCCTGTTGTTCGTATACTTCACGATCAGTTCGTCACGCAGTTCAGTAAACATATGCGTGACTTCACGCATCTGCCGGTTTGAGAAATCGGTTAAGAGTCTGCGGGCCTTTCGTGGATTCTTTTTGTACATGGCCGCGGCTTTCTGTTCGATTGCCGCCATGTCCACGAACATCTTTTCCTCAAAGGGATCGCGGCGGGCGCGCACGTCCTTGATGGCATCCTGGAACTGCAGGCGTGCCAGGTTGTCCACGAAGTCGATGGCCCAGCGCGCGGACTTCTGTTCATACTTCTGCGGGTTGTAAGTGTGGTAGGTGGGATCCACGGAAAGGTTGCCCGCATAGATGGGGACGTAGGGGGAAAAATAGGGGTTGTCCAGGTAAACGTAGTAGATGCCGCCGATGGCCGCGGGCAGCCAGCTTCGCAATTGCGCCACCATACCGTAATGACCCCGGTGCCGCGCCACCGGCCTGCGATTGGTGATGCGCAACAGGCGGCGCAGTTCGTTTCCGGGGAATGGCGTGGCCAGGGGGCTCTTTTTGAACCCGCCCTTGCCGTCCAGAACGTACCAGGCCGGGTCTTCGCTCATGTCGTAGATGGATCCCTCGTGCACCGATCGCTGGAACGCCATGATGTCTTGGGGGGCAAGGGGTTTTTCCGGTTTTGCGGAGAAGGGGTAGAGGGCCAGGGGTTCCACTACCTGGTAGTACTGGTTCAGGCCTTTATGGGGGTCCTTTTCAAGCATGCGCTCAGGCAGGTTGACGGCATCGGGGGCGAAAACGTGGAAGAAAGACCAGTAGCGGCTGGTGGCCCATTCCAGCGGCGGCGGCGCGTAGGCGTCCTGCCAGATAAAGGGCAGGCCGGATGCCGGATCGTACCATCCGCGCTCGATCGCCTCCTGCTTGTAGTTGGCGGAAGCCATGAACTCGGCCGGGTTGTCGATGTGGATCTGTTTGATGGTGCTCCAGTTGGGTATGATGATCGCCTGGTCGTCGGGCAGGCGCCGGGCGGCCCAGATGGCGCCGGGTCCGCCGCTTTCAGGTGTCCAGCCCGGGCCCACGGAAAACACTTCGAACACCCAGGCTTCATTAGGGTCGGCAATGACCAGGGCTTCGGCGCCGTCCGCGCCGCTGGACGGCAGAAACCCGTATTCAGTACACAGGCTTCCGATAAACGCGGTGGCTTCACGCGCGTTTTTGTGCCGTTGCAGCGCAAAGATCATGGCCTGCTCAATGGTCATGATCTGTTTGCCGGTTTCGTGGGTGACGGCCAGTTCCGGGCGCATGGAGGTGGTGCTTTCGCCGATGGCCAGTTGGTGCTCGTTGATGTGGGAATAGGCGGAATGAAAGTAGGCATAGGTTTGTTCCACCTGGGGGACGTAGCCCAGGATGCGGCCGTTGTCACCCAGGGGCAGGGAGGCGTCCTGGATGTCCAGGTACACCGGGGCCATGGCGCCGGGCTTGAAGGTTTGGGCCGGGACCCGGAAAATCCGCGAGTCCGCTCCGGTATCCGTATGTGAAACCAGTACCGATCCGTCTATTGTGGCTTTTTTGCCGGCCGCGATCAGGGTGCAGGCGTCCAGAACGGCTGGTCCCACGGCCAAAAAAAGCGTAATCAACGCAACCATGATTTTCATGATCTCTCCTGTTGGAAACGGTTTGTTGTCTCTTCACTGTAACGGGATTGATGCGAGAAGTCAAAGGTGCCGGCAATCGGTCGAAAGTTGCCTGGTGAGGATGGATCATTTTGAATGGACCGGCATCAAGGTGATCAATCGCTTTTAGTCTGCGTCTTTACCGCGACTCGGGAGCCGTTTTTCTTGACTTGGGTGGGGGCGAAGGGTACAATAACCTGTTCTCAGGAAATATTCATGTCTCAAATAGATCTTTTGTGTGCGCCTGTTGACCGGGAATTAACCGTGGTGGATATCCTGGCCGGACCCCATCCCCGTCGCCGCCTGATCTCCATGGGCATTCATCCGGGTGATCGCCTGATGAAATACAAGTCCGCCAACTGGGGGCCCGTTCTGGTGCGCAACGTCACCCAGAACGCCACCCGCATTGCCATCGGCAGGGGCCTGGCCCAGAAAATCATCGTTACCCCATGAAGAAGGCGTTCACCATCGCCCTGGTGGGACAGCCGAACTCAGGCAAAAGTACGCTCTTCAATGTTTTGTCCGACCGCAAGGTCATGGCGTCAAATTTTTCCGGCACTTCGGTTGAAATCAGCCGTAGCGACATGGTGGCGCGCGGGCGGGTATTCCACGTGGTGGACCTGCCGGGAATCTATTCGCTTAATCCCGGTGATGAAGCGGAAAACGTTACCTTGCGTTTCCTGATGGAACAAGAGGTGGATTTAATCGTCAACGTGGTGGATGCCTCGCTGTTGTCGCGCAGCCTGGAACTTACCGTGGAACTGGCCGAATTAGGCATTCCCATGGTGATTGCCCTGAACATGTGGGACGAAGCCGGGCGCAAGGGATTGCAGATTTACCCGGAAAAACTGGAAGAACGCCTGGGCATCAAGGTAAGACCCACTTCGGCTTTGTACGGCAAGGGAGTCGTCCGTTTGGTGGAAACCTCCTACCGTTGCCTGGTGGGGGAGTGTGATCCGCCCCGCCGCCTGCTTTATACGTCGCACATAGAAGAACTGGTGCGGGACCTGGAAGCGCGCATCCGGCCCCGGATTCGTCCCCCGCTGCGGGGTTCAGCCCGCTTTTACGCCATCAAGCTGCTGGAAAACACCGATTTCCTTCCCGATACGGTCATGCGGGGCCTGAACCGTTACGCCAAACAGTTGCACCGGATAATCAGGGATTCGCATCATATCGAGCCCTACGAAGCCGTGTCATACGAGCGCCATCACCTGGCCATGAAGCTCACCGAAGAGATTTCTCATTTCGTGGACAGGCGCAGCCGATCCCTGCGCGAGCGCCTGGACCGTTTTCTGTTGCATCCCGTTGCCGGGCAATTCTTCATGCTGCTCTACCTGGTGCTTTTTTTTGTGGTGATCTTTCAGGTGGGGAATCTGCTGAGCGGATTGATGGAGCCGCTGCTGGAGCGCATTCCGCCTCTTTACGCGGGGTTGCGGAACGCGGCTCCCTTCTGGTGGCACACCGTGAATGGGGCCTATCAAGGTTTTGCCGGCGCTTTGGGCATCGTTCTGCCTTACTTTCTGCCGTTGAGTTTCCTTACCGCCCTGTTCATGGACACCGGGTACCTGGCACGAATGGCCTTTCTTCTGGACGGGGTCATGCACCGCATCGGTCTGCACGGCAAATCCGTGGCGCCGTTTATCATGGGCATGGGGTGCTCGGTTCCCGCGGTGTATGCCACCCGCATCATAGAGAATCGCCGCGACCGCACGCTCACGGCCATTCTGATTCCCTTTATTCCCTGTTCCGCGCGCACGGCGGTGATTTTCGCTTTGACCGCGGCGTTCGCCGGCCCGCTGGGAGCGGTTTTCGCCTACCTGCTGGTGGCGGTGGTGATCGGCGCCAGCGGCAAGTTGATGACGCTTTTTTTGGGCAAGCCCACGGGCCTGATACTGGAGATCCCGGATCTGCGCGTACCGTCCGCGGTGGTATCGTTGCGCAAAACCTGGACCATGATCCGCGAATTTCTGTTTGTGGCCGTACCTTTCCTGGTTGCCGGCAGCATCGGCATGTCCTGGCTGGAGCTGGCGAAAATCGATCGCGCGGTCAATGCTTTCCTGGCGCCGTTCCTGCAGTCGGTGCTGGGTCTCCCGGCTGCGCTGGGAGCGGTGCTGGTTTTTGCGTTTTTCCGCAAGGAACTGGTTTTGATCATGGCTACGGTGGCCCTGGGCGCCGCGACCCTGTCGACCTTGCCCCTGACCCCGGAGCAGGTGATGGTTTTCGTGGTTTTCGTGACTTTCTACTTTCCCTGCTTTTCAACCTTCGTGGTGATGTGGAAAGAGTTCGGCGCGCGTATCGCCTGGGGTTCGGCCGCGCTCAGCCTGGTCGTGGCCACCCTGGCCGCCCAGCTGGTGCGGGTGTTATGGTAATGGCGGGGGATTTGCCCGTGTCACGGTGCGGCTGAGTCCGGCCGGAATCTTTTTCACGCGCATGACCGGATAGCTCCCGGGCCGGTTCGACCATTGGCGTTGAATCA from Candidatus Aminicenantes bacterium includes:
- a CDS encoding peptidase — encoded protein: MKIMVALITLFLAVGPAVLDACTLIAAGKKATIDGSVLVSHTDTGADSRIFRVPAQTFKPGAMAPVYLDIQDASLPLGDNGRILGYVPQVEQTYAYFHSAYSHINEHQLAIGESTTSMRPELAVTHETGKQIMTIEQAMIFALQRHKNAREATAFIGSLCTEYGFLPSSGADGAEALVIADPNEAWVFEVFSVGPGWTPESGGPGAIWAARRLPDDQAIIIPNWSTIKQIHIDNPAEFMASANYKQEAIERGWYDPASGLPFIWQDAYAPPPLEWATSRYWSFFHVFAPDAVNLPERMLEKDPHKGLNQYYQVVEPLALYPFSAKPEKPLAPQDIMAFQRSVHEGSIYDMSEDPAWYVLDGKGGFKKSPLATPFPGNELRRLLRITNRRPVARHRGHYGMVAQLRSWLPAAIGGIYYVYLDNPYFSPYVPIYAGNLSVDPTYHTYNPQKYEQKSARWAIDFVDNLARLQFQDAIKDVRARRDPFEEKMFVDMAAIEQKAAAMYKKNPRKARRLLTDFSNRQMREVTHMFTELRDELIVKYTNNRE
- the feoB gene encoding ferrous iron transport protein B; amino-acid sequence: MKKAFTIALVGQPNSGKSTLFNVLSDRKVMASNFSGTSVEISRSDMVARGRVFHVVDLPGIYSLNPGDEAENVTLRFLMEQEVDLIVNVVDASLLSRSLELTVELAELGIPMVIALNMWDEAGRKGLQIYPEKLEERLGIKVRPTSALYGKGVVRLVETSYRCLVGECDPPRRLLYTSHIEELVRDLEARIRPRIRPPLRGSARFYAIKLLENTDFLPDTVMRGLNRYAKQLHRIIRDSHHIEPYEAVSYERHHLAMKLTEEISHFVDRRSRSLRERLDRFLLHPVAGQFFMLLYLVLFFVVIFQVGNLLSGLMEPLLERIPPLYAGLRNAAPFWWHTVNGAYQGFAGALGIVLPYFLPLSFLTALFMDTGYLARMAFLLDGVMHRIGLHGKSVAPFIMGMGCSVPAVYATRIIENRRDRTLTAILIPFIPCSARTAVIFALTAAFAGPLGAVFAYLLVAVVIGASGKLMTLFLGKPTGLILEIPDLRVPSAVVSLRKTWTMIREFLFVAVPFLVAGSIGMSWLELAKIDRAVNAFLAPFLQSVLGLPAALGAVLVFAFFRKELVLIMATVALGAATLSTLPLTPEQVMVFVVFVTFYFPCFSTFVVMWKEFGARIAWGSAALSLVVATLAAQLVRVLW
- a CDS encoding ferrous iron transport protein A, encoding MSQIDLLCAPVDRELTVVDILAGPHPRRRLISMGIHPGDRLMKYKSANWGPVLVRNVTQNATRIAIGRGLAQKIIVTP